In Sphaerisporangium krabiense, the DNA window ATCAGCTCCTGCGCACGCGTGATCTTCGCCGTGGACTTGACCGAGCGGATGCGCCGCCGCAGCAGTCTTAGCTGGGCACCCATGGGCTACTGCTTCTCGGCCGTCGGACGGACGTGCCGGACGACCTTCTCCTGGCCGACCTCGTCGGCCTCGAGCGGAGTCACCGGCTCGTCCTTGACGAGCAGCTCGCCGGAGGAGGTCTGGAACGTCTTCTTGAATTCCGTGATCGCCTCCTTGAGCGTGGTGACGGTGTCGTCGTTGATCTCACCGGTCTCGCGGAGGCCGTCGAGCAGGCCCTTGTACTTCGTCGCGACGTAGTCGAGGAACTCGGCCTCGAAGCGGGCGATGTCCTCGAGCGGGACGTCGTCCAGCTCACCGCTGGTGCCGGCCCACACCGAGACGACCTCGCGCTCCACCGGGTACGGCGAGTACTGCGGCTGCTTGAGCAGCTCGACCAGGCGGGCGCCGCGCTCCAGCTGGGCGCGGGAGGCCGCGTCCAGGTCGGAGGCGAACGCCGCGAAGGCCTCCAGGTCGCGGTACTGCGACAGCGACAGGCGCAGCGTGCCGGCGACCTTGCGCATCGCCTTGATCTGCGCCGAGCCGCCGACCCGGGAGACCGAGACACCGACGTTGATCGCCGGGCGGACGCCGGCGTTGAACAGGTCGGTCTCCAGGAAGCACTGGCCGTCGGTGATGGAGATGACGTTGGTCGGGATGAACGCCGACACGTCGTTGCCCTTGGTCTCGATGATCGGCAGGCCGGTCATCGATCCGGCGCCCATGTCGTTCGACAGCTTGGCGCAGCGCTCCAGCAGGCGGGAGTGCAAGTAGAACACGTCGCCGGGGAACGCCTCGCGGCCCGGCGGGCGGCGCAGCAGCAGGGACACGGCGCGGTAGGCGTCGGCCTGCTTGCTCAGGTCGTCGAAGACGATGAGCACGTGCTTGCCCTGGTACATCCAGTGCTGGCCGATGGCCGAACCGGTGTAGGGGGCGATGTACTTGAAGCCGGCCGCGTCGGAGGCGGGCGCGGCGACGATGGTGGTGTACTCCAGGGCGCCGGCCTCCTCGAGGCGGGCGCGCACCTGCGCGATCGTGGAGCCCTTCTGGCCGATCGCGACGTAGACGCAGCGGACCTGCTTGGTGGGGTCGCCGCTGGCCCAGTTCTCGCGCTGGTTGAGGATCGTGTCCACGGCGATCGCGGTCTTGCCGGTGCCGCGGTCGCCGATGATGAGCTGGCGCTGGCCGCGGCCGATCGGCGTCATGGCGTCGATCGCCTTGATGCCGGTCTGCAGGGGCTCCTTCACCGGCTGGCGCTGGACCACCGAGGGGGCCTGCAGCTCCAGCGGACGGCGGGTCTCGGCCTCGATCGGGCCCTTGCCGTCCAGCGGGTTGCCCAGCGCGTCGACGACGCGGCCGAGGAAGGCGTCGCCGACCGGCGCGGACAGGACCTCGCCCGTCCGGCGGACCGACTGGCCCTCTTCGATGCCGCTGAAGTCGCCCAGGATAACGGCACCGATCTCCCGGACGTCCAGGTTCAGTGCCAGGCCACGCGTGCCGTCCTCGAACTCAAGCAGCTCGTTCGCCATCGCCGAGGGAAGGCCGGAGATGTGGGCGATGCCGTCGCCGGCATCGACGACGGTCCCGATCTCCTCTCGGGCAGCCCCTTCCGGCTCGTACGCCTGGACGAAGCGCTCAAGCGCGTTCCGGATCTCGTCCGGCCGGATCGTCAGCTCCGCCATCTCTCTTCAGTCTCCCTAATCATCGGCCGCCCTGACTCTGCTAGCCGGCCAACCGGCGGCGGACTTCTTCAATACGTCCTGCGATCGTGGTGTCGATCAACTCATCGCCCAGACGGACGGAGAATCCACCGATCACCTTTGGGTCCACCTCGACGTTCAGGTGGACGTCGCGACCGTACGTGGTGCGCAACCAGGCGGCGAGACGCTGCCGCTGCGCGTCGGTCAGCGGAACCGCGCTGCGCACCACGGCG includes these proteins:
- the atpA gene encoding F0F1 ATP synthase subunit alpha — translated: MAELTIRPDEIRNALERFVQAYEPEGAAREEIGTVVDAGDGIAHISGLPSAMANELLEFEDGTRGLALNLDVREIGAVILGDFSGIEEGQSVRRTGEVLSAPVGDAFLGRVVDALGNPLDGKGPIEAETRRPLELQAPSVVQRQPVKEPLQTGIKAIDAMTPIGRGQRQLIIGDRGTGKTAIAVDTILNQRENWASGDPTKQVRCVYVAIGQKGSTIAQVRARLEEAGALEYTTIVAAPASDAAGFKYIAPYTGSAIGQHWMYQGKHVLIVFDDLSKQADAYRAVSLLLRRPPGREAFPGDVFYLHSRLLERCAKLSNDMGAGSMTGLPIIETKGNDVSAFIPTNVISITDGQCFLETDLFNAGVRPAINVGVSVSRVGGSAQIKAMRKVAGTLRLSLSQYRDLEAFAAFASDLDAASRAQLERGARLVELLKQPQYSPYPVEREVVSVWAGTSGELDDVPLEDIARFEAEFLDYVATKYKGLLDGLRETGEINDDTVTTLKEAITEFKKTFQTSSGELLVKDEPVTPLEADEVGQEKVVRHVRPTAEKQ